A genomic window from Candidatus Dadabacteria bacterium includes:
- the thrC gene encoding threonine synthase, whose amino-acid sequence MSEYRAHFRCIDENCSETYPIDEIIYRCKKCDNLLDVQHDMETLGQKTPEQWKELFDSRYRKQVWPFGSGVWGKKEWVMPSIENEKIVSMYEGCTNLFWAERFGKQVGAEDLWIKMCGNSHTGSFKDLGMTVLVSAVNQMISDNVSIPAVACASTGDTSAALAAYCASAGIPSIVFLPKDKVSIAQLIQPISNGSLVLSLDTDFDGCMEMVQRITSEHNIYLANSINSLRIEGQKTISIELCQQFDWEVPDWVIIPGGNLGNVSALGKGFLMMYELGVIKKLPRIVCAQAQNANPLYLSYLKGFEEFTPVTAKKTLANAIQIGNPVSINKAISILRRFDGVVEQASENELSHASAMADRTGTFNCPHTGVALAVFLKLLEKKVLSPKEKIVVVSTAHGLKFVEFKAGYHRSVLEGISSELSNVPVELPNDYKAVKNAIQSRIPVQ is encoded by the coding sequence ATGAGTGAGTACCGAGCCCATTTCAGATGCATAGACGAGAATTGCTCTGAAACCTATCCCATCGACGAAATTATTTACAGGTGCAAGAAGTGCGACAATCTTCTTGACGTTCAGCACGACATGGAAACTCTGGGGCAAAAAACGCCCGAGCAATGGAAAGAGCTTTTTGACAGCAGGTACAGAAAGCAGGTCTGGCCTTTCGGAAGCGGCGTCTGGGGGAAAAAGGAGTGGGTTATGCCCTCAATCGAAAACGAGAAAATAGTTTCAATGTACGAGGGGTGCACGAACCTTTTCTGGGCCGAGAGGTTCGGAAAACAGGTAGGCGCTGAAGATCTCTGGATAAAGATGTGTGGCAACAGCCACACGGGATCCTTCAAGGATCTGGGGATGACCGTGCTCGTATCGGCCGTAAACCAGATGATAAGCGACAACGTGAGCATCCCGGCGGTAGCCTGCGCCTCAACTGGGGATACATCGGCTGCTTTGGCCGCCTACTGCGCGTCTGCAGGCATTCCTTCAATAGTCTTTCTCCCCAAAGACAAGGTATCCATTGCCCAGCTGATCCAGCCTATATCGAACGGATCTCTGGTTCTCTCTCTGGATACGGACTTTGACGGCTGCATGGAGATGGTCCAGAGAATAACCAGCGAGCATAACATTTATCTTGCAAATTCGATCAACTCCCTGCGCATAGAGGGACAGAAAACTATAAGCATAGAACTTTGCCAGCAGTTTGACTGGGAGGTCCCGGACTGGGTAATAATTCCAGGCGGCAACCTAGGCAACGTGTCCGCGCTCGGGAAGGGATTCCTGATGATGTATGAGCTCGGCGTCATAAAAAAACTTCCGAGAATAGTTTGTGCGCAGGCACAGAACGCAAACCCTCTTTACCTGAGCTATCTTAAGGGATTTGAAGAATTTACCCCCGTAACAGCGAAAAAAACCCTCGCAAATGCCATACAGATCGGAAACCCGGTAAGCATCAACAAGGCAATTTCGATCCTAAGGCGATTTGACGGAGTTGTGGAGCAGGCATCGGAAAACGAACTTTCCCATGCCTCGGCAATGGCGGACAGAACAGGCACGTTTAACTGCCCGCACACAGGAGTTGCACTCGCGGTGTTTTTGAAACTGCTTGAGAAAAAGGTTCTTTCTCCCAAGGAGAAAATAGTGGTGGTTTCCACAGCTCACGGGCTTAAATTCGTTGAGTTCAAAGCCGGCTACCATAGGTCCGTTCTTGAAGGGATATCTTCTGAGCTAAGCAATGTTCCGGTGGAACTTCCAAACGATTACAAGGCCGTAAAAAACGCAATACAAAGCAGAATTCCGGTCCAGTAG
- a CDS encoding acylphosphatase yields MERRAVILVKGRVQGVFFRVSTAQTATELGIKGHVENLMDGNVRIVAEGTTENLEKLIEWCGEGPPRAKVESVEFKWLPPEGGFIDFRINRTQRRSD; encoded by the coding sequence ATGGAACGAAGAGCCGTTATCCTGGTAAAGGGAAGGGTACAGGGAGTTTTCTTCAGAGTCTCGACGGCCCAAACAGCGACTGAGCTTGGCATTAAGGGACATGTCGAGAACCTCATGGATGGAAACGTCAGAATAGTCGCTGAAGGAACGACCGAGAATCTCGAAAAGCTGATTGAGTGGTGCGGAGAAGGACCGCCCCGCGCAAAGGTCGAATCGGTTGAATTCAAGTGGCTTCCACCCGAGGGCGGATTCATCGATTTTCGTATAAACAGAACTCAAAGGAGATCAGATTGA